The following proteins are encoded in a genomic region of Candidatus Zixiibacteriota bacterium:
- a CDS encoding 4Fe-4S dicluster domain-containing protein: protein MPSKTPKENLPELSRRELIKAGGVAMAAMAAGTAAERALAASDAVRSAKGRRLAMVIDLDRCIGCKSCAVACKSENGVRLGGFRSWVSEREDGRYPQVTRYMLPRLCNHCEEPACLKVCPVGATVKRPDGLVNIDKSRCIGCRYCMVACPYNARYFNPRHDSDGEQLYPARTHGTVDKCNLCAHRVDNGVVPSCVNTCPAGARLFGDLNDADSDVHKKYESEQPEPLLPEFGTSPSVFYKGGKPHLFKEDQNRPEATLVSEGE from the coding sequence ATGCCCTCAAAAACCCCCAAAGAAAACCTGCCTGAGTTGTCTCGCCGAGAGCTTATCAAAGCGGGTGGTGTGGCGATGGCCGCGATGGCCGCCGGTACCGCCGCCGAGCGAGCGCTGGCTGCAAGTGATGCCGTGCGCTCGGCCAAAGGTCGGCGCCTGGCCATGGTGATAGACCTGGACCGTTGCATTGGCTGCAAGTCTTGTGCGGTTGCCTGCAAATCCGAAAATGGCGTCCGATTGGGCGGCTTTCGGTCATGGGTCTCAGAACGTGAAGACGGCCGGTACCCTCAGGTGACACGATATATGTTGCCGCGTCTGTGCAACCATTGTGAAGAACCGGCCTGTTTGAAAGTCTGTCCTGTGGGTGCGACGGTTAAGCGGCCCGACGGTCTGGTCAACATCGATAAATCCAGGTGCATCGGCTGCCGCTACTGTATGGTGGCTTGTCCCTACAATGCCCGCTACTTCAATCCTCGACATGATTCTGACGGTGAACAACTATATCCGGCCCGCACCCACGGAACGGTCGACAAGTGTAACCTCTGCGCACATCGTGTGGACAACGGTGTCGTGCCCTCCTGTGTGAACACTTGTCCGGCCGGAGCGCGCCTGTTCGGCGATCTGAACGATGCCGACAGCGACGTTCATAAGAAGTATGAGAGTGAGCAACCGGAGCCGCTTCTGCCTGAGTTCGGCACCAGTCCGTCGGTCTTTTACAAAGGTGGGAAACCACACTTGTTCAAAGAGGATCAGAACCGGCCGGAAGCCACTCTCGTGAGTGAAGGAGAATGA